A part of Lactobacillus sp. ESL0700 genomic DNA contains:
- a CDS encoding FAD-dependent oxidoreductase: MANLKDGTYQGTGSGNRGEVKVSVTVKNGAIAAVNVDQQEETAGISSAALKKAPELIIEHQSYNIDAVTGATITFTAVEKAVRDALSKAGDSSAFAKKVDLRTTTKTDDTQDYRYLDPATLNFEDEADVLIIGAGAAGLSAAISARQKGASVLCLEYTSSYMLSDMTLSGGYYNAGGGTSLQKQQGIEDTKENWDNYLKAVGQGYEDDGMREAIVEHGAEDYEWLASDVGVNFEEVQEIGNEQAMKAYAKPAARSHLTVEKSGYGLSKPLFEKAEAVGSKFIFNITAENLITDKNNCVIGVHTNKGNFKGKSIIVATAGFSRNKELLKSFAPDFAVGESYGSIRQMGDGITMGAEIGAKLRDMWMPIANSIGTQSGDNVCIGPLCTAWTKPYIWVGTDAKRHFREDMYFEFASKKIASLDQGYVWLLFDEGMANEMPAAFSAPAPSPHLKREVEDGYFKKADTIEDLAGQIGLDPQTLKQTITKWNQDVIKGSDSEFGRTKDLTAFKAPYYAAKLAPSTPDMAGGLAINPKAEVLDNLNKPIQNLYAAGSTTGGWRGMTYPGCGMGITNAVVFGRIAGTQAAENASEDTTSGASNN, from the coding sequence ATGGCTAATTTAAAAGATGGTACTTATCAAGGTACAGGTTCGGGAAATCGCGGCGAAGTTAAAGTTTCTGTCACTGTTAAAAACGGTGCGATTGCAGCCGTCAATGTGGATCAACAAGAAGAAACAGCAGGTATTAGCAGTGCGGCTTTGAAGAAAGCTCCAGAACTAATTATTGAACATCAATCATACAATATCGATGCAGTTACCGGTGCGACAATTACATTTACAGCTGTTGAAAAAGCAGTTAGGGATGCTTTATCTAAAGCAGGCGATAGCAGCGCATTTGCCAAGAAGGTAGACTTAAGAACGACAACTAAAACTGATGATACGCAAGATTACCGCTACCTTGATCCTGCCACATTAAACTTTGAAGATGAGGCTGATGTTTTGATTATTGGTGCCGGTGCCGCTGGCTTATCAGCCGCAATTTCTGCTAGACAAAAGGGTGCGTCTGTTCTTTGTCTAGAATACACATCAAGTTATATGTTATCTGATATGACCTTGTCAGGTGGCTATTATAATGCCGGTGGTGGTACAAGTTTGCAGAAACAGCAAGGCATTGAAGATACTAAAGAAAATTGGGACAATTATCTAAAAGCAGTTGGTCAGGGCTATGAAGATGATGGCATGCGTGAAGCTATTGTCGAACATGGTGCAGAGGATTATGAATGGCTAGCCAGTGACGTTGGCGTTAACTTTGAAGAAGTCCAAGAAATCGGTAATGAACAAGCTATGAAAGCTTATGCTAAGCCAGCTGCTAGGTCTCATTTAACCGTTGAAAAGAGTGGCTATGGTCTATCTAAGCCTTTATTTGAAAAGGCCGAAGCAGTCGGCAGTAAGTTCATTTTTAACATTACTGCAGAAAATCTAATTACAGATAAAAATAATTGTGTAATTGGTGTTCACACAAATAAAGGTAATTTTAAGGGCAAAAGTATTATTGTAGCAACTGCTGGTTTCTCACGTAATAAGGAACTACTCAAGAGTTTTGCACCTGACTTTGCCGTTGGTGAGTCTTACGGTTCAATTAGACAAATGGGCGATGGTATTACTATGGGTGCTGAAATTGGTGCCAAATTGCGTGATATGTGGATGCCAATTGCTAATTCAATCGGCACACAATCAGGTGATAATGTTTGTATTGGGCCTTTGTGTACTGCTTGGACTAAGCCTTATATTTGGGTTGGTACTGATGCTAAACGTCATTTTAGAGAAGACATGTATTTTGAATTTGCTTCAAAGAAAATTGCAAGTTTAGATCAAGGTTATGTTTGGCTATTGTTTGATGAAGGTATGGCCAATGAAATGCCTGCAGCCTTTTCAGCACCTGCACCATCGCCACATTTAAAGCGCGAGGTTGAAGACGGCTACTTTAAGAAGGCCGATACGATTGAAGACTTAGCTGGACAGATAGGACTAGACCCGCAGACCTTAAAGCAAACAATTACCAAGTGGAATCAGGACGTCATAAAAGGCTCTGATTCAGAATTTGGTCGGACAAAAGACCTCACTGCCTTTAAGGCACCTTATTATGCTGCTAAACTTGCGCCATCAACTCCTGATATGGCAGGCGGGTTAGCAATTAATCCTAAAGCAGAGGTTTTGGATAATTTAAATAAACCAATTCAAAATCTCTACGCTGCTGGTAGTACAACTGGCGGCTGGCGCGGGATGACTTATCCTGGCTGCGGGATGGGTATTACCAATGCTGTTGTCTTTGGTAGGATAGCTGGTACACAAGCTGCTGAAAATGCCAGTGAAGACACTACTTCGGGAGCTTCAAATAATTAA
- the fni gene encoding type 2 isopentenyl-diphosphate Delta-isomerase, with protein MSIRSKRKEEHLTLAQTFFEPEKANSFDQMHLLRPALPETRVDLEAIKTTMFGKAVNAPFFINAMTGGSPKSLLINKELGKIANQTKIALALGSASILVKEHVQLDSFLVAREANPDGIIIANINAKTAPKDAQKIVSELQADALQVHLNTVQEIAMPEGERDFRWLDNLRSLRQEITVPIIIKEVGFGLDQSAIQLLKNEGFKWFDVAGSGGTNFAQIENARNQSDLSYLETLGLPTVIAAMMAQKEQVKLIVSGGVRNPLDVFKGLCLGGQYVGISNVFLQTMEQNTPEYLLRTIQNWQHELAGLLAIFGQKDLTNLASIKQYFDLPLHDLITQLS; from the coding sequence ATGTCAATCAGATCTAAACGTAAAGAAGAACATTTAACTTTAGCCCAAACTTTTTTTGAACCCGAAAAAGCCAACAGCTTTGACCAAATGCATTTATTACGGCCGGCACTGCCAGAAACTCGAGTTGATTTAGAGGCAATTAAAACAACAATGTTTGGTAAAGCGGTTAATGCGCCCTTCTTCATTAACGCGATGACTGGTGGCTCGCCTAAGTCATTATTGATTAACAAAGAGCTGGGCAAAATTGCTAACCAAACTAAGATTGCTCTTGCTCTTGGTTCAGCCAGTATTTTAGTTAAAGAACATGTACAATTAGATAGCTTTTTAGTGGCTCGTGAAGCTAATCCTGATGGGATTATTATCGCTAATATTAATGCAAAAACGGCACCTAAAGATGCCCAAAAAATTGTCAGCGAATTACAGGCTGATGCATTACAGGTACACCTAAATACGGTTCAAGAAATTGCGATGCCTGAAGGTGAACGTGATTTTCGCTGGCTAGATAATCTTAGAAGTTTACGGCAAGAAATCACTGTTCCAATAATCATTAAGGAAGTTGGCTTTGGCCTTGACCAGTCAGCTATTCAGCTACTAAAAAATGAAGGCTTTAAGTGGTTCGATGTTGCTGGTAGTGGTGGCACGAATTTCGCGCAAATTGAAAACGCACGCAACCAAAGTGACCTTTCTTATCTAGAAACTTTGGGCTTGCCAACAGTTATTGCAGCAATGATGGCTCAAAAAGAACAAGTTAAACTAATCGTTTCTGGTGGTGTTCGCAATCCTCTGGATGTCTTCAAGGGTTTATGCCTAGGTGGACAATATGTTGGTATTTCTAACGTCTTTTTGCAAACTATGGAGCAAAATACTCCCGAATATTTATTGCGGACAATTCAAAATTGGCAGCATGAATTAGCTGGTTTATTAGCCATCTTTGGTCAAAAGGATTTGACTAACTTAGCAAGTATTAAACAGTATTTTGACCTTCCCTTGCATGATTTAATCACGCAGTTAAGTTAA
- a CDS encoding FAD-binding protein — protein sequence MFLKDKDSWNAIYDVIVVGFGGAGATAARFAADNGAKVLLIDSAPEGHEGGNTRYCGQIVQAGYDFAKLKKYYEQMTAPLDLDEKVLNTFVQGMVDLPTYFEKYLGGKAFSVRKNPGNKNVALLAYMIAEYPEFEGAETNDDLLIHDQIFDSALWKRLRQNVLDRSSQIDVLYEAPAKHLIQDEDKTIIGVQFEQNGKLYNAKANNGVVLTLGGFENNEQMIQDYLGETKLLPYGTLYNNGDGIKMAIEVGADLWHMNNYEPGGPVNIAAPKGQRAHSTMAWKSLFGGSLITVGDDGTRYIAEDDPTRHGHRYNHGIWRIPLAQVHPHMIFDQKKYDEFMNQDNDNFQKESLAKVVKSNTLADLAKEIDVDPAVLKNTIATYNFFVDQGADYQCGRKPESMAKISLTGPFYSLAQQHTMLNTQGGPRRNEKAEVLDTDHQVLPHLYAAGELGHIGANQYNGGGDIADCLIFGKIAGENAAKIKEPVVISGASKSEPIANDDFPASALNETNYETKPNQYIGKSTSGMGNEIIVRVTVNDKKQPTQIEILKESESPDYGGKALKQLQVKMIKEKTADVDAVSGASATSKAFKEAVSAALKQVKQ from the coding sequence ATGTTCTTAAAAGATAAAGATTCTTGGAATGCTATTTATGATGTTATTGTCGTTGGCTTTGGTGGTGCCGGAGCAACTGCAGCTAGGTTCGCTGCAGATAATGGCGCTAAAGTACTGCTAATTGATAGTGCACCAGAAGGTCACGAAGGTGGTAACACACGCTATTGCGGTCAGATTGTCCAAGCAGGTTATGACTTTGCCAAATTGAAGAAATATTATGAACAAATGACGGCCCCACTTGACTTAGATGAAAAAGTACTGAATACATTTGTTCAGGGCATGGTTGATTTACCAACTTACTTTGAAAAATATTTAGGTGGCAAGGCCTTCAGTGTCAGAAAAAATCCCGGCAACAAGAATGTCGCCTTACTGGCATACATGATTGCAGAATATCCAGAGTTTGAAGGGGCAGAAACGAATGATGATCTGCTTATTCATGACCAAATTTTTGATAGTGCATTGTGGAAACGATTACGGCAAAATGTCCTTGATCGCAGCAGCCAAATTGATGTTCTGTATGAAGCACCAGCTAAGCATTTAATTCAAGACGAAGATAAAACAATTATTGGTGTCCAGTTTGAGCAGAACGGCAAATTATATAATGCCAAAGCAAATAATGGTGTTGTGTTGACCTTGGGCGGCTTTGAGAATAATGAACAAATGATTCAGGACTACCTTGGCGAAACTAAATTGTTGCCATACGGAACTTTGTACAACAATGGTGACGGTATTAAGATGGCAATTGAAGTTGGTGCTGACCTTTGGCACATGAACAATTATGAACCAGGTGGCCCAGTCAATATTGCTGCTCCTAAAGGTCAAAGAGCGCACAGCACGATGGCTTGGAAATCACTTTTTGGTGGTTCATTAATTACTGTTGGCGATGATGGTACGCGTTATATTGCTGAAGACGATCCTACAAGACATGGTCATCGCTATAATCATGGTATTTGGCGGATTCCGCTTGCTCAAGTTCATCCCCACATGATTTTTGACCAAAAGAAATATGACGAATTCATGAATCAGGATAATGATAATTTCCAAAAAGAGAGTTTAGCTAAAGTTGTTAAATCAAATACTCTCGCTGACTTAGCTAAGGAAATAGATGTCGATCCAGCCGTATTAAAGAACACAATCGCAACCTATAATTTCTTCGTTGATCAAGGCGCTGACTACCAATGCGGCAGAAAGCCAGAATCGATGGCGAAAATTTCTTTAACGGGACCATTTTATTCACTTGCTCAGCAACATACGATGTTAAACACTCAAGGCGGCCCACGCAGAAATGAAAAGGCAGAAGTATTAGATACTGACCACCAAGTTCTGCCGCACTTATATGCCGCAGGAGAATTAGGCCACATTGGCGCTAACCAATACAACGGTGGTGGCGATATTGCCGACTGCCTGATTTTCGGTAAAATTGCCGGTGAGAATGCCGCTAAAATAAAGGAACCAGTTGTAATTAGTGGTGCCAGTAAGAGTGAGCCTATTGCTAATGATGATTTCCCAGCATCTGCTTTGAATGAAACTAATTATGAGACCAAGCCAAACCAATACATTGGTAAATCAACTAGTGGCATGGGTAATGAAATCATTGTTCGCGTAACGGTTAATGATAAAAAGCAGCCAACACAGATTGAAATTCTTAAGGAAAGTGAATCACCTGATTATGGTGGTAAGGCATTAAAGCAACTACAGGTAAAGATGATTAAAGAAAAAACCGCTGATGTTGATGCCGTTTCCGGTGCTTCTGCCACAAGCAAGGCATTCAAAGAAGCTGTTTCTGCAGCGTTAAAACAAGTTAAACAATAG